The Deinococcus arcticus genome has a window encoding:
- the paaZ gene encoding phenylacetic acid degradation bifunctional protein PaaZ — protein MTQSTLPELLRPASYVYGTWHSNHDGQTLVDAVYGRPVAVISSEGVDFAQALAYGRQKASALRRMTFHERARALKALGTYLMERKEAYYALSALTGATRRDSWVDIEGGIGTLFSYASMARRDLPDERFWPDGKLERLGREGTFVGRHLLVPREGVTVQINAFNFPVWGMLEKFAPSFIAGMPSLVKPAPQTAYVTERVVRDMLASGLLPEGALQLVTGDPGDLLDHVQEQDVVAFTGSAATAAKLRVHPNVVARNVPFNTEADSLNASVLGLSVRPEDPEFALFVREVAREMTGKAGQKCTAIRRAMVPGHLVEAVTEGLRRELRKVTMGDPARDDVRMGALVSVEQRERVRETLARLQAEARIVITGETELLGGDREKGAFLDPTVLLCDSPLTARGPHELEAFGPVATLLPYDSLEDAIHLAKLGRGSLAGSIVTHDRAEATELVLGMASTHGRLLVLNRENAKENTGHGSPLPQLNHGGPGRAGGGSELGGLSAVRHHMNRLAVQADPTTLSAITREYVPGAQVQEDGTHPFRKTFDEIQVGDSLLTHRRTVTEADIVNFANVSGDHFYAHVDEIGAREGIFGRRVAHGYFLLSAAAGQFVWPAPGPVLANYGLEGLRFIEPVGIGDTIRTRLTCKRKIRKDLRPDETRPTGVVEWRAEITNQDGALVATYDILTLVERARDEFDPPVDALNA, from the coding sequence ATGACGCAATCCACCCTTCCTGAACTTCTCCGCCCAGCCTCCTATGTCTACGGCACCTGGCACAGCAACCATGACGGCCAGACCCTCGTGGACGCCGTGTATGGCCGTCCCGTGGCCGTCATTTCTTCCGAAGGCGTGGATTTCGCTCAGGCGCTGGCCTACGGGCGGCAGAAGGCCTCGGCGCTGCGGCGCATGACCTTTCACGAGCGCGCCCGCGCCCTGAAGGCCCTGGGCACCTACCTGATGGAGCGCAAGGAGGCTTATTACGCCCTCAGCGCCCTGACCGGCGCGACCCGCCGCGATTCCTGGGTGGATATTGAAGGCGGCATCGGCACGCTGTTTTCCTACGCCAGCATGGCCCGCCGCGATCTGCCCGACGAGCGCTTCTGGCCCGACGGCAAGTTGGAACGCCTGGGCCGCGAAGGCACGTTTGTAGGCCGCCACCTGTTGGTGCCGCGCGAGGGCGTGACGGTGCAGATCAACGCCTTTAACTTTCCGGTGTGGGGCATGCTGGAAAAGTTTGCCCCCAGCTTTATTGCCGGGATGCCCAGCCTGGTCAAGCCGGCGCCGCAGACGGCTTACGTGACCGAGCGCGTGGTGCGCGACATGCTGGCTTCTGGGCTGCTGCCCGAGGGGGCTCTGCAACTGGTGACCGGCGACCCCGGCGACCTGCTGGACCATGTGCAGGAACAGGACGTGGTGGCCTTTACCGGCTCGGCGGCCACGGCGGCCAAGCTGCGGGTGCACCCCAATGTCGTGGCGCGCAACGTGCCGTTTAACACCGAGGCCGACAGCCTGAACGCTTCTGTGCTGGGCCTGAGTGTGAGGCCCGAGGACCCCGAGTTTGCGCTGTTCGTGCGTGAGGTCGCGCGCGAGATGACGGGCAAGGCGGGCCAGAAATGCACCGCCATTCGCCGGGCGATGGTGCCGGGTCATCTGGTAGAAGCGGTGACCGAGGGGCTGCGCCGGGAACTGCGGAAAGTCACGATGGGCGACCCCGCCCGCGACGATGTGCGCATGGGCGCCCTGGTCAGCGTGGAGCAGCGCGAGCGGGTGCGCGAGACGCTGGCGCGTTTGCAGGCGGAGGCCCGCATTGTCATCACCGGAGAAACCGAACTGCTGGGCGGCGACCGCGAGAAAGGCGCGTTCCTGGACCCCACCGTGTTGCTGTGCGACTCGCCGCTGACGGCCAGAGGGCCACACGAACTCGAAGCCTTCGGGCCAGTGGCGACCCTGCTGCCCTACGACTCGCTAGAGGACGCCATTCACCTCGCCAAACTGGGGCGCGGCTCGCTGGCGGGCAGCATCGTCACGCACGACCGCGCCGAGGCCACCGAACTCGTGCTGGGCATGGCGAGCACCCACGGCCGCCTGCTGGTCCTGAACCGTGAGAACGCCAAGGAAAACACGGGCCACGGCTCGCCGCTGCCGCAGCTGAACCACGGCGGCCCTGGCCGGGCGGGCGGCGGCTCGGAACTGGGCGGGCTGTCGGCGGTGCGGCACCACATGAACCGGCTGGCGGTGCAGGCCGACCCCACCACCCTCAGCGCCATTACCCGCGAATACGTGCCCGGCGCGCAGGTGCAGGAGGACGGCACCCATCCCTTCCGCAAGACCTTCGATGAAATTCAGGTGGGTGACAGCCTGCTGACCCACCGCCGCACTGTCACCGAAGCCGACATCGTGAATTTTGCCAATGTCTCTGGCGACCACTTTTACGCCCACGTGGACGAGATTGGCGCCAGGGAAGGAATTTTCGGCCGGCGGGTGGCGCACGGGTACTTTCTGCTGTCGGCGGCGGCCGGGCAGTTCGTGTGGCCCGCGCCGGGGCCGGTGCTGGCGAACTATGGTCTGGAAGGGCTGCGGTTTATCGAGCCCGTGGGGATTGGCGACACCATCCGCACGCGCCTGACCTGCAAGCGCAAGATCCGCAAGGACCTGCGCCCGGATGAAACCCGCCCCACCGGCGTGGTGGAATGGCGCGCGGAAATCACCAATCAGGACGGCGCCCTGGTCGCCACCTACGACATCCTGACGCTGGTGGAGCGGGCCCGGGACGAGTTCGACCCGCCCGTAGACGCGCTGAACGCCTGA
- a CDS encoding ADP-ribosylglycohydrolase family protein, producing MTIGDQFGELFFVEPDAFDAAVAQRRVPGSPWQYTDDTEMGLSVVAVLRAHGEIQQDELMQRFAQHHDMSRGYGPSMRRVLADVRSGADWRSVIATAFEGQGSYGNGAAMRVGPLGAFFAPDLQTCVRQAELSSLTTHTHPEAVAGAIAVAIAAALAWRVHEHPAFQETFLEDVASWVPESEVRSRLLRAARLPGTMAPEVAGAVLGNGQQLTAQDTVPFALWCASRQLSDYETALWWGVSAGGDRDTICAIVGSVVALSSTTAIPAQWLAEQEPFPEWFTSSGLSDEFKESP from the coding sequence TTGACCATCGGTGATCAATTCGGTGAACTTTTTTTTGTCGAGCCGGATGCTTTCGACGCTGCTGTAGCCCAGCGGCGGGTTCCCGGCAGTCCCTGGCAGTACACGGACGATACTGAGATGGGGCTGTCTGTGGTGGCTGTGCTCCGCGCTCACGGAGAGATTCAGCAGGACGAGCTGATGCAGCGCTTTGCTCAGCATCACGATATGTCGCGTGGGTACGGCCCATCCATGCGGCGCGTATTGGCCGACGTGCGAAGCGGCGCAGACTGGCGCTCGGTAATTGCTACTGCGTTCGAAGGCCAGGGCTCTTACGGCAATGGCGCGGCGATGCGCGTGGGGCCGCTGGGTGCCTTCTTTGCTCCGGATTTGCAGACCTGCGTTCGGCAGGCAGAACTTTCCAGCTTGACTACCCATACCCATCCAGAGGCGGTGGCTGGGGCGATCGCTGTGGCGATTGCAGCGGCCCTGGCCTGGCGGGTGCATGAACATCCGGCCTTCCAGGAAACCTTTTTGGAAGATGTGGCTTCCTGGGTGCCAGAGAGCGAGGTTCGGAGCCGCCTGCTGCGCGCCGCTCGGCTGCCCGGCACAATGGCGCCCGAGGTGGCTGGTGCGGTTCTCGGGAACGGCCAACAGTTAACTGCGCAGGATACCGTCCCGTTTGCGCTCTGGTGCGCGTCGCGGCAGCTCAGTGACTATGAAACGGCCCTCTGGTGGGGCGTCAGTGCTGGCGGCGATAGGGACACGATCTGCGCCATTGTGGGCAGCGTTGTTGCTCTTTCCAGCACCACAGCCATCCCCGCCCAGTGGCTTGCCGAACAAGAACCTTTTCCAGAGTGGTTCACCTCTTCGGGCCTCTCTGACGAATTTAAGGAGTCCCCATGA
- the paaD gene encoding 1,2-phenylacetyl-CoA epoxidase subunit PaaD has product MANGEQSPAIDHLPSAVWAALAQVPDPEIPVVSITDMGMVRDVTVDEGGRVQVTFTPTFSGCPALHVIRESIEGAVRGLGVAEVEVRSTLTPPWTTDWINDDARERLRQYGIAPPAPTGEGQLIQLEPEPTRCPRCSSLDVRMTASFGPTLCKRMYVCDTCKEPFEGFKSV; this is encoded by the coding sequence ATGGCGAATGGCGAACAGTCACCCGCCATAGACCATCTGCCATCTGCCGTCTGGGCCGCCCTAGCCCAGGTCCCCGACCCCGAAATTCCTGTGGTCAGCATCACCGACATGGGCATGGTGCGGGATGTAACGGTGGACGAGGGCGGGCGGGTGCAGGTGACCTTTACGCCCACTTTCAGCGGGTGCCCGGCGCTGCACGTCATCCGGGAGAGCATTGAAGGAGCGGTGCGGGGGCTAGGTGTGGCTGAGGTGGAGGTGCGCAGCACACTGACGCCACCCTGGACCACCGACTGGATCAATGACGATGCCCGCGAGAGGTTGCGCCAGTACGGCATTGCGCCGCCTGCCCCCACCGGGGAAGGCCAGCTGATTCAGCTGGAGCCCGAGCCGACCCGTTGCCCCCGGTGCAGCAGCCTTGACGTGCGCATGACCGCCAGCTTTGGCCCGACCCTGTGCAAGCGCATGTACGTCTGCGACACTTGCAAGGAACCGTTCGAAGGGTTTAAGAGCGTGTGA
- the paaC gene encoding 1,2-phenylacetyl-CoA epoxidase subunit PaaC, translating into MTVPTEALSTAQTQALIRKLTALADDEIVLAHRGGEWTGHAPILEEDIALANMAQDELGHAGLYLGLRAELDGSDADRLAFFRGADEYTNTRLVELPKGDWAFTMLRQFLYDTSEALWLEAATRSTYAPLAAVAAKAVREEKFHVQHTALWVERLALGTEESRRRTQSALNDLWPHAAQLFQPVEGEAELVAAGLLPDLGTIHARWHDLVTRHLVDKCGLTLPEPPAEQAPRNVHTEHLAPLLAEMQLVARQHPDAEVW; encoded by the coding sequence ATGACTGTCCCCACCGAAGCCCTGAGCACCGCCCAGACCCAGGCCCTGATTCGCAAACTGACCGCCCTGGCCGACGATGAGATTGTGCTGGCGCACCGGGGCGGCGAATGGACCGGGCACGCACCCATTCTGGAAGAGGACATCGCCCTGGCCAACATGGCCCAGGATGAGCTGGGCCACGCGGGCCTGTACCTGGGCCTGCGCGCCGAGCTGGACGGCAGCGACGCCGACCGCCTGGCCTTTTTCCGGGGGGCAGACGAGTACACGAACACCCGCCTGGTAGAACTGCCGAAGGGCGACTGGGCGTTTACCATGCTGCGCCAGTTTCTGTATGACACCTCCGAGGCCCTGTGGCTGGAAGCGGCCACGCGCAGCACCTACGCCCCGCTGGCGGCGGTGGCCGCCAAAGCGGTGCGTGAGGAGAAATTCCACGTGCAGCACACCGCCTTGTGGGTGGAGCGTCTGGCCCTGGGCACCGAGGAAAGTCGGCGCCGCACCCAGAGCGCACTGAACGACCTGTGGCCCCACGCGGCCCAGCTGTTTCAGCCAGTCGAGGGCGAGGCCGAACTGGTCGCCGCTGGTCTGCTGCCCGACCTGGGCACCATTCACGCCCGCTGGCACGACCTCGTGACCCGGCATCTGGTGGACAAATGCGGGCTGACCCTGCCAGAGCCCCCGGCCGAACAGGCGCCCCGCAACGTCCACACCGAGCATCTGGCGCCTCTGCTGGCCGAGATGCAACTCGTCGCCCGCCAGCACCCGGACGCGGAGGTCTGGTGA
- a CDS encoding phenylacetic acid degradation protein, translated as MTHPDPHPPADTQWPRWEVFKQDAPGRPHQAVGTVHAGDPDHALLTARSVFVRRPAAVSLWCVRESDLLTATPEELTTRPEVLDTGGEAGTYHLGVKRTHKRSMTFVDLVGTVQAAGPGDALRQAQAAHPDALAWLVFPDTAAVRTDEDPGTVDSWFAPAREKTYKQQQFYGVIGRHIGELKRAGLMPGRAPSEEGA; from the coding sequence ATGACCCATCCTGACCCCCATCCCCCCGCCGATACCCAGTGGCCCCGCTGGGAAGTGTTCAAGCAGGACGCGCCAGGGCGGCCCCATCAGGCGGTCGGCACGGTGCATGCTGGTGACCCCGACCACGCCCTGCTGACCGCCCGCAGCGTCTTTGTGCGCCGCCCAGCGGCTGTGAGCCTCTGGTGCGTGCGCGAAAGCGACCTGCTGACCGCCACACCCGAAGAACTGACCACCCGCCCCGAGGTGCTGGACACAGGCGGCGAGGCCGGCACCTATCACCTGGGCGTCAAACGCACGCACAAGCGGTCCATGACCTTTGTGGATCTCGTGGGCACCGTGCAGGCGGCGGGTCCCGGCGACGCGCTGCGGCAGGCCCAAGCGGCGCATCCGGACGCGCTGGCGTGGCTGGTGTTTCCCGACACCGCCGCCGTCCGCACCGACGAAGACCCTGGCACGGTGGACAGCTGGTTTGCCCCCGCCAGGGAAAAAACCTACAAGCAGCAGCAGTTTTATGGCGTCATTGGCCGCCATATTGGGGAACTGAAGCGTGCGGGCCTGATGCCGGGCCGCGCCCCCAGCGAGGAGGGCGCATGA
- the paaA gene encoding 1,2-phenylacetyl-CoA epoxidase subunit PaaA yields MTQPQTYPAGETAEQHAAFEARIARGEKIEAGDWMPAEYRRQLIRMISQHAHSEVVGMLPEGEWISRAPSLKRKTILMAKVQDEAGHGQYLYHAAETLGATREDMLQALLSGKAKYSSIFNYPTHTWADVGMIGWLVDGAAIKNQTMLAGCSYGPYSRAMVRICSEETFHHKQGKEMIVAYAQGTPQQRQMAQEALNRWWWPAMMMLGPHDADSPNTGALAKWGIKLKTNDEVRQEFINEHVPELMEAGLTIPDPDLHQDEQGNWKHGPIDWTEFWAVIRGEQGLNRERLGTRQAAHDEGAWVREALQAYADRQRAEAAD; encoded by the coding sequence ATGACCCAACCCCAGACCTACCCCGCCGGCGAAACCGCCGAGCAGCACGCTGCATTCGAGGCCCGCATTGCGCGCGGCGAGAAGATTGAAGCCGGCGACTGGATGCCCGCCGAGTACCGCCGCCAGCTGATCCGCATGATTTCCCAGCACGCCCACAGCGAAGTGGTGGGCATGTTGCCCGAAGGCGAGTGGATTTCCCGCGCCCCCAGCCTCAAGCGCAAGACCATCCTGATGGCCAAGGTGCAGGACGAGGCCGGGCACGGCCAGTACCTCTACCACGCTGCCGAAACCCTGGGCGCCACCCGCGAGGACATGCTTCAGGCGCTCCTGTCGGGCAAGGCCAAGTACTCCAGCATCTTTAACTACCCCACCCACACCTGGGCGGACGTGGGCATGATTGGCTGGCTGGTGGACGGCGCCGCCATTAAAAACCAGACCATGCTGGCCGGGTGCAGTTACGGCCCCTACAGCCGCGCGATGGTCCGCATTTGCAGCGAAGAGACCTTCCACCACAAGCAGGGCAAGGAAATGATCGTGGCCTACGCCCAGGGCACGCCGCAGCAGCGCCAGATGGCCCAGGAGGCCCTGAACCGCTGGTGGTGGCCCGCCATGATGATGCTGGGGCCACACGACGCCGACAGCCCGAATACCGGCGCGCTGGCGAAGTGGGGCATCAAGCTTAAGACCAACGATGAGGTCCGCCAGGAGTTCATCAACGAGCATGTCCCCGAACTGATGGAAGCCGGCCTGACCATCCCCGACCCCGACCTGCACCAGGATGAGCAGGGCAACTGGAAGCACGGCCCCATCGACTGGACCGAGTTCTGGGCCGTCATCAGGGGCGAGCAGGGCCTGAACAGGGAGCGCCTGGGCACGCGGCAGGCCGCCCACGACGAGGGCGCCTGGGTGCGCGAGGCGTTGCAGGCGTATGCGGACCGCCAGCGCGCCGAAGCCGCCGACTGA
- the thiD gene encoding bifunctional hydroxymethylpyrimidine kinase/phosphomethylpyrimidine kinase, with protein MTAPVALTIAGSDSGGGAGIQADLKTFEAHGVYGTSVLTLVTAQNTCGVRGAWPLPPGQVAAQLEAVLDDFPVAAVKTGALGNADLMRVVAAGLRGRGLPLVVDPVMLAKGGDPLLAPDALEALLEELFPLATLITPNVPEWTALQAAGASEALPLLLKGGHAPGETVVDTLRAGPHPLTLTAPRQYTRHTHGTGCTLSAAIAAHLARGLTLPAAVGEAHLYVQRALRAAPGLGAGHGPLGHREAGQPSAAVRPAPHPA; from the coding sequence ATGACGGCTCCGGTGGCGCTGACCATTGCAGGCTCTGATTCTGGCGGCGGGGCCGGCATTCAGGCGGACCTGAAAACCTTCGAGGCGCATGGAGTGTACGGCACCAGCGTCCTGACCCTGGTGACCGCCCAGAACACCTGCGGCGTGCGGGGGGCGTGGCCACTGCCGCCCGGACAGGTGGCCGCCCAGCTGGAGGCGGTCCTGGACGATTTTCCGGTGGCGGCGGTCAAGACCGGAGCCCTGGGAAATGCTGACCTCATGCGCGTGGTGGCGGCGGGGCTGCGTGGGCGTGGCCTGCCCCTGGTCGTGGACCCGGTGATGCTGGCCAAGGGCGGCGACCCCCTGCTGGCCCCGGATGCCCTGGAGGCGCTGCTAGAGGAGCTTTTTCCTCTGGCCACCCTGATCACGCCGAATGTGCCGGAGTGGACGGCCCTGCAGGCAGCGGGGGCGTCTGAAGCTCTGCCCCTGCTTCTCAAGGGTGGGCATGCCCCCGGCGAAACGGTGGTGGATACCCTGCGCGCCGGCCCCCACCCCCTCACCCTGACGGCGCCGCGCCAGTACACCCGCCATACCCACGGCACCGGCTGCACCCTGTCGGCGGCCATCGCGGCCCATCTGGCGCGCGGGCTGACTCTGCCGGCGGCGGTGGGGGAGGCCCACCTCTATGTTCAGCGGGCGTTGCGCGCCGCGCCGGGGCTGGGCGCCGGGCATGGCCCGCTGGGGCACCGCGAGGCTGGACAACCCAGCGCCGCTGTGAGACCTGCGCCACACCCTGCCTAA
- a CDS encoding NAD(P)/FAD-dependent oxidoreductase has translation MTAREVIVVGGGLIGSLVAFTLRRAGADVLVLDAGRRGAAWRAAGGLLTPDGERLRGTPLEPDALAGLRHWPGLARDLETASGQPVFFREGVRRLKASGGEACTPGEASLHPPSVVRAARQTVQVVAAQVVGLDPVRGGVWVRAAAGEWHAQTVVLAAGAWSGAFGLPVTAVQGQALLLDSPAEVGALYGPLTRGFPPYALSRPDGVYVGATSRPSWATTPDPHATRWLLGVARQLVPEVKTPVQTRLVGLRPVTPDGLPLVAPHPGLPGVVVAAGHGRHGALLAPVTAARVLALVGAGVPA, from the coding sequence ATGACTGCCCGCGAAGTCATCGTGGTCGGCGGCGGCCTGATCGGGTCGCTGGTCGCCTTCACGCTGCGCCGCGCTGGAGCCGATGTGCTGGTGCTGGACGCCGGGCGGCGCGGGGCCGCGTGGCGCGCGGCGGGGGGCCTGCTGACCCCGGACGGCGAGCGCCTGCGCGGCACGCCCCTGGAACCAGACGCGCTGGCGGGCCTGCGCCACTGGCCGGGGCTGGCGCGGGACCTGGAAACGGCCAGCGGCCAGCCGGTGTTCTTCCGGGAAGGGGTGCGCCGCCTGAAGGCCAGCGGAGGGGAGGCCTGCACGCCCGGCGAGGCCAGCCTGCACCCGCCGTCGGTGGTGCGGGCCGCGCGGCAGACCGTGCAGGTGGTGGCCGCGCAGGTGGTGGGGCTGGACCCGGTGCGGGGCGGCGTGTGGGTGCGCGCGGCGGCGGGCGAGTGGCACGCCCAGACCGTCGTGCTGGCGGCCGGGGCCTGGAGCGGCGCCTTTGGCCTGCCCGTGACGGCGGTGCAGGGGCAGGCGCTGCTGCTGGACAGCCCGGCCGAGGTGGGTGCTCTATACGGCCCCCTCACGCGCGGCTTTCCCCCCTACGCCCTGAGTCGGCCAGACGGGGTGTATGTGGGGGCGACCTCACGCCCCTCATGGGCCACCACGCCCGATCCCCACGCCACCCGCTGGCTGCTGGGCGTGGCGCGGCAGCTGGTGCCTGAGGTCAAAACCCCGGTGCAGACGCGCCTGGTGGGCCTGCGCCCGGTCACACCGGATGGGCTGCCGCTGGTGGCCCCGCACCCTGGCCTGCCCGGCGTGGTGGTCGCGGCCGGCCACGGGCGGCACGGCGCGCTGCTGGCCCCGGTGACGGCGGCGCGGGTGCTGGCGCTGGTGGGGGCGGGGGTGCCCGCATGA
- a CDS encoding thiazole synthase, whose translation MRGDPFELGGRTFASRLMTGTGKFTDYGVMREALAASGSQIVTVAIRRVELKAPGHGGLLDVLDWDRLQLLPNTAGCRTAAEAVRVARLARAATGTKWIKLEVIPDARYLLPDPVGTLAAAQELAADGFTVLPYVQPDAVLARALEGVGCAAVMPLASPIGSGKGLRTPDLLKTVLDGAAVPVVVDAGLGVPSDAAQALELGAGAVLVNTAIAEARDPVGMGHAFALGVQAGRAAFLAGRMGVREHASPSSPPGGVPRLPDPEVPV comes from the coding sequence GTGCGGGGTGACCCCTTCGAGCTGGGCGGGCGCACCTTCGCCTCGCGCCTGATGACCGGCACCGGCAAATTCACCGATTACGGCGTGATGCGTGAGGCCCTGGCCGCCAGCGGCTCGCAGATTGTCACGGTGGCCATTCGCCGCGTGGAGCTGAAGGCGCCGGGGCACGGCGGCCTGCTGGACGTCCTGGACTGGGACCGCCTGCAACTGCTGCCCAACACCGCCGGCTGCCGCACCGCCGCCGAGGCCGTGCGGGTGGCCCGGCTGGCCCGCGCGGCCACCGGCACGAAGTGGATCAAGCTGGAGGTGATCCCGGACGCCCGTTATCTGCTGCCCGATCCGGTGGGCACGCTGGCCGCCGCACAGGAACTGGCCGCCGACGGCTTTACCGTTCTGCCCTACGTGCAGCCCGACGCCGTGCTGGCCCGCGCCCTGGAGGGGGTGGGCTGCGCGGCCGTGATGCCCCTGGCCAGCCCCATCGGTTCTGGGAAGGGCCTGCGTACCCCGGACCTGCTGAAAACCGTGCTGGACGGCGCGGCGGTGCCCGTGGTGGTGGACGCCGGACTGGGCGTGCCCAGCGACGCCGCCCAGGCGCTGGAACTGGGCGCGGGCGCTGTGCTGGTCAACACTGCCATTGCCGAGGCCCGCGATCCGGTGGGCATGGGCCACGCCTTTGCCCTGGGGGTGCAGGCCGGCCGCGCGGCGTTTCTGGCCGGGCGCATGGGGGTGCGCGAACACGCCAGCCCCAGCAGTCCGCCGGGCGGCGTGCCCCGCCTCCCCGACCCGGAAGTGCCGGTATGA
- the thiS gene encoding sulfur carrier protein ThiS — protein sequence MIVNGEARPFTPGLTLWGLLRDLGTEPARVAVAVNDDFYPGARVPDRELKEGDVIEIVRIIGGG from the coding sequence ATGATCGTCAATGGCGAAGCCCGGCCCTTTACCCCGGGCCTGACTCTGTGGGGTCTGCTGCGCGACCTGGGCACCGAGCCCGCCCGCGTGGCGGTGGCCGTGAACGACGACTTTTACCCCGGCGCCCGCGTGCCGGACCGCGAACTGAAGGAAGGCGACGTGATTGAAATCGTGCGGATCATCGGGGGGGGCTGA
- the thiE gene encoding thiamine phosphate synthase, with the protein MATPRPGQPEGDFLARVAAALDGGADTLQLRCKDWEARPYIALGEQVAALSRARGVPLFINDRVDVALACGADGVHLGQSDLPPGWARQLGPGLRVGLSTHASAQAAAALAQAPAYIAAGPVHRTPTKPGRAAAGLTYIRQVAALRPQVPWYAIGGLDAGNVHEVLAAGASRVAVVRAVLDARDPAQAAAELRAALRQEGPA; encoded by the coding sequence GTGGCCACCCCCCGCCCTGGCCAGCCCGAAGGCGACTTTCTGGCGCGCGTGGCCGCCGCGCTGGACGGCGGCGCCGACACGCTGCAACTGCGCTGCAAGGACTGGGAGGCGCGGCCGTACATCGCGCTGGGCGAGCAGGTGGCCGCCCTCAGCCGCGCGCGCGGGGTGCCCCTGTTCATCAACGACCGTGTGGATGTGGCCCTGGCCTGCGGCGCCGACGGGGTGCACCTGGGCCAGAGCGACCTGCCGCCCGGGTGGGCGCGGCAGCTGGGGCCGGGGCTGCGGGTGGGGCTCAGCACCCACGCATCCGCGCAGGCCGCAGCCGCCCTGGCGCAGGCGCCCGCGTATATCGCGGCCGGTCCGGTGCACCGCACCCCCACCAAACCGGGGCGCGCAGCCGCTGGTCTGACCTACATCCGGCAGGTGGCGGCGCTGCGGCCCCAGGTGCCCTGGTATGCCATTGGTGGCCTGGACGCGGGCAATGTTCACGAGGTCCTGGCAGCCGGGGCCAGCCGGGTGGCGGTAGTCCGTGCGGTGCTGGACGCCCGCGACCCTGCACAGGCAGCGGCCGAATTGCGCGCGGCCCTCCGGCAGGAGGGGCCCGCATGA